The Rhodopirellula islandica genome segment AAGAAACCCGAGCTTCAGCTCGGGGCTTTTTCGTGATGCACAAAAACATGGCGTTCCGAGACATTCTGGACGGCCTGTCCAACACGATTGCGGCGGGTGAAATCGCCACCGACCTGGGCGATGACGACAAGCGAACGATCGCGGTGGATCAAGCTTCATGGATTGCCGGCCCGTCCAAAAATCCTGCGTGGTGCGCGATCCAATTGCCCAACTGGATCGATCCCGAACGGCCTCAGTTCTGGGGACCAGCAGCTGACCCACGCGTTCCAGTCACGGACGGTCGCGGATTCCGATGGGCCGATGCCTACCAGAACTTCAGTGCCTGCAACACGGCACTGGCGCCCAACCGAGAACTCTGCACGACCGACACAGCTTCACTGCTGACTTCGTTCCCGACTTCCAGCCGCCATCAAGGTGGGGTGCACGTGCTGATGGGAGACGGAGCGGTGAAATTCATCACCGATTCCATCGAAGCCGGAAACTCCGGTGCAGAACCAATCTGGCGATGGAACACACCAGGCGCCCAAAGCCCCTATGGATTGTGGGGTGCACTCGGCACGCGTTCGTCCAAAGAAGTGATCAACGGCGAGTTCTGATGCCCTCGCAAACACGATTGGCATCGACCACCACCGCCCGATGAATTCACACCACTCTTCCCTTCATTCGATCGTCACGATGAAAAAGCCCCGTCTTGTTGCCTTCAGCACCCTTCTGTTGTGCTCATGCATTCTGTGCCAGGTAGGTTGCGCCCCCGGCAATGCTCACAGCGTGATTGAAGACGCCAGCGACACGGAACTTGCCGAAATGCAAGCTATGATTGACCAAAGCGAGCAAACCACCCAACAGTCGTCCGCTGACGCTGCCAAACAACCTTCGAAAAGATAGAGAGCCACAACATGTGCAGTCGACCAACCGGCGTGATTGCCCTCGCCCTCTCACTTCTATCCCCGGTGATCGCGGAGGACCTTCCTTCCATCAATGATCAACGCGCGCACGAACGCTTTGAGTTCCAACTCACTTACGACTTGGACTTCTCCTCGCCCGAGACACTGGATCCCAAAACAGGCTTCCTCCGTCGCGAAGACATGGGTGTCAGCAACAATGCCGGACAGCACCGCCAGGGACCGGGACGGCGGCACGCCGCCTGGTACGACAAACACCACGACCAAACGGCATCGATCGAAGACGGCGTGTTGATCCAACGAGGCTTCGTCGCCGATTCAGACATCGAAGGTTTTGCAAGCCGCGACGCCGGCGAATCGCCTCGCAATTTTGCCTACCTTGACCCCGATCCGAACGACGCCGCCCGAGGCGAAGTCAACTTTGCCGACTTTGAAATCCACACGTCATGGTTCGATACCTTTGCACTGAAAAGCATGAACGGCCAACAAGTGCCGGTCGAACGATCCGATCAACAGGTCCCCAAAGATCAATTCTGGGGACAACCCGGGAAGACCGACACGGCCTCACCCAACATCACCTTTGAGCCAGGGACATTCTTTGAAATCGAGGTGAACTTCGAGGGCATGGAAGCACTCGCTCACCGCCATTCGTTTTGGCTGATGCCAGCTTCGGAACAAAGCGG includes the following:
- a CDS encoding LamG domain-containing protein, whose protein sequence is MCSRPTGVIALALSLLSPVIAEDLPSINDQRAHERFEFQLTYDLDFSSPETLDPKTGFLRREDMGVSNNAGQHRQGPGRRHAAWYDKHHDQTASIEDGVLIQRGFVADSDIEGFASRDAGESPRNFAYLDPDPNDAARGEVNFADFEIHTSWFDTFALKSMNGQQVPVERSDQQVPKDQFWGQPGKTDTASPNITFEPGTFFEIEVNFEGMEALAHRHSFWLMPASEQSGAYDNDPANGLEIDIYEHEMVVEQDSPEAESRNNILLMKCIGGKTNPPSTFNELREDGKTSIDVPGINQGWHKIGLFWTEQALIWFVDGKAVVRDSKLVPTVPMYLIISREANTGAGQSSDHQNLRADGEQIPVDAGLYGRNVATPKNRDLIKQGRDEVRVRSVRAWTIQPRT